The following coding sequences lie in one Epinephelus moara isolate mb chromosome 17, YSFRI_EMoa_1.0, whole genome shotgun sequence genomic window:
- the LOC126403911 gene encoding gastrula zinc finger protein XlCGF57.1-like, giving the protein MIPERLLWNRETENTQDWTFEDVQQLLVVKEEVPPEQQEWSSNVDQEDPEPPHIKEDQEDPEPPHIKEEQEFTSTPVPVKSEDDEEEPQSSQLHQRHTEQLETGADGEDCGGPEPARNSDPDTHLQPETDDSDDWTETREYQSGLKSLKSVEDTVSGRTGEKPLSCFECGKGFGNLQILKVHMRIHTGEKPFSCFECGKRFSQRGNLQRHLRSHTGEKPFSCSECGQRFYRKTHLQDHIKYHTGEKPFSCPVCARYFMESGNLQSHMRIHTGEKPFSCSECDKRFLRKQTLEHHMRTHTGEKPYTCSVCKKHFSRSGNLHSHMRIHTGEKPFSCSECDKRFLRKQTLEHHMRTHTGEKPFSCSECDKRFLRKETLEHHMRTHTGEKPYTCSVCKKHFSGSGNLHSHMRIHTGEKPFSCSVCQKSFSKSGNLHEHMRTHTGEKPYSCSVCQQRFTWPHQLRNHQCVGCQSSQPHQSEMEENREAEPPASSSAEQMETEADGENCGGPEPARNPDPDTHLQPETEHW; this is encoded by the exons ATGATCCCAGAGAGACTGCTATGGAATAGagagactgaaaacacacaggattGGACATTTGAGG acgtccagcagctgttggtggttaaagaagaggttccccctgagcagcaggagtggagctccaatgtggaccaggaggacccagagcctccacacattaaagaggaccaggaggacccagagcctccacacattaaagaggaacaggagttcacatccactcctgtccctgtgaagagtgaagatgatgaggaggaacctcagtcctcacagcttcatcaaagacacactgaacagttggaaacaggagctgatggagaggactgtggaggaccagaaccagccaggaactcagatccagatacacatttacaacctgagactgatgacagtgatgattggaCAGAGACCAGAGAATATCAGTCAGGTTTAAAATCTCTGAAAAGTGTTGAGGACACTGTCAGTGGCAGAACTGGTGAGAAACCACTTAGCTGCTTTGAGTGTGGGAAAGGATTTGGCAATCTTCAAATTCTGAAAGTACACATGAGAATTCAtactggagagaaaccattcagctgctttgagtgtgggaaaagatttagtCAAAGAGGTAATCTGCAGCGACATttgagatctcatacaggagagaaacctttcagctgctctgagtgtgggcaAAGATTTTACCGCAAGACACATCTGCAGGACCACATAAAATATCATACAGGAGAAAAGCCTTTTAGCTGCCCAGTTTGTGCGAGATATTTTATGGAGAGTGGAAATTTACAGTCACACATGAGAattcatacaggagagaaacctttcagctgctctgagtgtgatAAAAGATTCCTTCGCAAGCAAACCTTAGAACATCACATGAGaacccacacaggagagaaaccttaCACCTGctcagtttgtaaaaaacatttttcaaggAGTGGAAATTTACACTCacacatgagaatccacactggagagaaacccttcagctgctctgagtgtgatAAAAGATTCCTTCGCAAGCAAACCTTAGAACATCACATGAGaacccacacaggagagaaacccttcagctgctctgagtgtgatAAAAGATTCCTTCGCAAGGAAACCTTAGAACATCACATGAGAACccacactggagagaaacctTACACCTGctcagtttgtaaaaaacatttttcagggAGTGGAAATTTACACTCacacatgagaatccacactggagagaaacccTTCAGTTGCTCCGTTTgtcaaaaaagtttttcaaagaGTGGAAATTTACATgaacacatgagaactcatacaggagagaaaccttaCAGCTGCAGTGTCTGTCAGCAAAGATTCACTTGGCCTCACCAACTCAGAAACCATCAGTGTGTTGGTTGTCAGTCCTCACAGCCTCATCAAAGTGAAATGGAGgagaacagagaggcagagcctccagccagcagctcagctgaacagatggaaacagaagctGATGGAGAGAactgtggaggaccagaaccagccaggaacccagatccagatacacatttacaacctgagaCTGAACACTGGTGA